Proteins from one Natronoarchaeum philippinense genomic window:
- a CDS encoding DUF7569 family protein, whose product MSADCDACGDAVSDPLARTVRLTVDRSQVDTQRLCPGCFADWIERYREEMQPEERETIDDEIIVD is encoded by the coding sequence ATGTCAGCCGACTGCGACGCCTGCGGCGACGCCGTCTCGGACCCGCTCGCGCGGACGGTGCGACTCACCGTCGATCGCTCACAGGTCGATACTCAGCGGCTCTGTCCGGGCTGTTTCGCCGACTGGATCGAGCGCTACCGCGAGGAGATGCAACCCGAAGAACGCGAGACGATCGACGACGA
- the upp gene encoding uracil phosphoribosyltransferase has product MPIEDRDDAYVVTHALAKHTLSKLRDVETEQVAFRKGLVKLGRICGYEIIDGRMETEYVSTQTPLEETMGEQVKGVDDVVIVNVLRAATPFVEGLLKAFPRARQGVISASRDETGRKEDGSFPITVDYVKLPEITEDDTVIVADPMLATGSTMCTVLDHVTENSPEPENFIVLSAVSAPDGLLRVGEEFPDVDLLTVSIDDYLDDDGYIVPGLGDAGDRAFRTQ; this is encoded by the coding sequence ATGCCAATCGAAGACCGCGACGACGCCTACGTCGTCACCCACGCGCTCGCAAAGCATACCCTCTCGAAACTTCGAGATGTCGAGACCGAGCAGGTCGCGTTCCGGAAAGGCCTCGTCAAGCTCGGGCGGATCTGTGGCTACGAGATCATCGACGGCCGGATGGAGACCGAGTACGTCTCGACCCAGACGCCGCTCGAAGAGACGATGGGCGAGCAGGTCAAGGGCGTCGACGATGTCGTGATCGTCAACGTCTTGCGCGCCGCGACGCCCTTCGTCGAGGGGCTTCTGAAGGCGTTCCCCCGCGCCCGACAGGGCGTCATCAGCGCCAGCCGCGACGAGACCGGCCGGAAGGAAGACGGCTCGTTCCCGATCACCGTCGACTACGTCAAGCTCCCCGAGATCACCGAGGACGACACCGTGATCGTCGCCGACCCGATGCTGGCGACGGGCTCGACGATGTGTACGGTGCTCGATCACGTCACCGAGAACTCGCCCGAACCGGAGAACTTCATCGTCCTCTCGGCGGTCAGCGCGCCCGACGGCCTGCTGCGGGTCGGCGAGGAGTTCCCCGATGTCGACCTGCTGACGGTCTCTATCGACGACTACCTCGACGACGACGGCTACATCGTCCCCGGTCTGGGCGACGCCGGCGACCGGGCGTTCCGGACGCAGTAG
- a CDS encoding SRPBCC family protein — protein sequence MRTVEAAKFVGAPPDAVERVLTPRRIVEYEGSFTVRGVEERYDATVVTVGGPGLELRLRFEPRDRGYDYEQLDDGGPLDAMTTTLTYTPENEGTRVSASSSVSLGAPPAALTDRIAGWKRRGELDRLLDALAETVE from the coding sequence ATGCGCACGGTCGAAGCCGCGAAATTCGTCGGCGCGCCGCCCGACGCCGTCGAGCGCGTGCTGACGCCGCGACGGATCGTCGAGTACGAGGGCTCGTTTACCGTCCGGGGCGTCGAGGAACGCTACGACGCGACCGTCGTCACGGTCGGCGGTCCCGGACTGGAGCTTCGGCTTCGCTTCGAGCCGCGCGATCGAGGCTACGACTACGAGCAACTGGACGACGGCGGGCCGCTGGACGCCATGACGACGACGCTGACCTACACTCCCGAAAACGAGGGGACCCGCGTGTCGGCGTCCTCGTCGGTCAGCCTCGGCGCGCCGCCAGCGGCGCTCACTGACCGAATCGCGGGCTGGAAGCGCCGCGGCGAGTTGGACCGGCTGCTGGACGCGCTGGCCGAAACTGTCGAGTAA
- a CDS encoding NADH:flavin oxidoreductase/NADH oxidase, with product MTDDLFSPLSLRETELPNRVMVSPMCQYSCEDRDGLATEWHRTHLGSRAVGGAGVVMAEATAVESRGRISPHDLGIWSDEHADALAPVAEFVREQGSVPAIQLAHAGRKASTSRPWEGHEPLAPEDGGWEAIAPSATPYPGNEAVALHEMTPEDIEDVIAAFQSGAERALDAGFEIAEVHAAHGYLLHEFLSPVSNDRTDEYGGSFENRARLTVDVVEAVREVWPDDRPVFVRISGTDWLPDRESWTREQSARLADLLAEAGADLIDVSSGGLHPDQQLPAGGPNYQVPLAEHVGAESERDVGIGAVGGITTAQQADAVVRNGRADLAIVGREHLRDPYFALRAAKELDALDRIEVPKQYRRAF from the coding sequence ATGACCGACGACCTGTTCTCGCCGCTGTCGCTGCGCGAAACCGAGCTACCGAACCGCGTGATGGTGTCGCCGATGTGCCAGTATTCCTGTGAGGATCGGGACGGGCTGGCGACCGAGTGGCACCGAACCCACCTGGGCAGCCGGGCGGTCGGCGGCGCCGGCGTCGTGATGGCAGAGGCGACCGCCGTCGAGTCGCGGGGACGCATCTCGCCGCACGATCTGGGCATCTGGAGCGACGAGCACGCCGACGCGCTGGCGCCGGTCGCCGAGTTCGTCCGCGAGCAGGGGAGCGTCCCGGCGATCCAACTCGCCCACGCCGGCCGGAAAGCCTCGACGAGCCGGCCGTGGGAGGGCCACGAACCGCTGGCGCCCGAGGACGGCGGCTGGGAGGCGATCGCGCCGAGCGCGACGCCGTACCCCGGCAACGAGGCCGTGGCGCTCCACGAGATGACTCCTGAGGACATCGAGGACGTGATCGCGGCGTTTCAGAGTGGCGCCGAGCGCGCGCTCGACGCCGGCTTCGAGATCGCCGAGGTCCACGCCGCCCACGGCTACCTGCTCCACGAGTTTCTCTCGCCCGTCTCGAACGATCGAACGGACGAGTACGGCGGGAGCTTCGAGAACCGCGCGCGGCTCACGGTCGACGTCGTCGAGGCCGTCCGCGAGGTGTGGCCCGACGACCGGCCGGTGTTCGTGCGCATCTCGGGCACCGACTGGTTGCCCGACCGCGAGTCGTGGACCAGAGAGCAGTCAGCCCGTCTCGCCGACCTGCTGGCCGAGGCCGGCGCGGATCTGATCGACGTGTCCAGCGGCGGGCTGCATCCCGACCAGCAACTTCCGGCGGGCGGACCGAACTATCAGGTCCCACTCGCTGAACACGTCGGCGCCGAAAGCGAGCGCGATGTGGGGATCGGCGCGGTCGGCGGCATCACGACGGCCCAGCAGGCCGACGCCGTCGTCCGGAACGGCCGGGCCGATCTGGCCATCGTCGGGCGCGAGCATCTCCGGGACCCCTACTTTGCGCTCCGGGCAGCAAAAGAACTCGACGCGCTCGATCGGATCGAGGTGCCAAAGCAGTATCGTCGGGCGTTCTGA